A window from Telopea speciosissima isolate NSW1024214 ecotype Mountain lineage chromosome 8, Tspe_v1, whole genome shotgun sequence encodes these proteins:
- the LOC122638340 gene encoding alpha-dioxygenase 1-like, with amino-acid sequence MYPEMASLLALLAIPFHHFIHRDFHGIVTRMIFFDKFLFLIMHSIDKMGIWHRLPVLLGMIYLLIRRHLHQEYNLINVGTTPVGVRFNSVDYPYRTVDGTYNDPFNEGAGGEGTFFGRNTPPVVHHKHELRIKPDPMVVATKLLARRKFIDTGKQFNMIAASWIQFMIHDWIDHLEDTNQVELTAPREVEGQCPLKTFTFYKTKEVPTGFYDIKIGTLNTRTPWWDGSSIYGNNAKMLGRVRTYKDGKLKISEEDGLLLHDQDWVAISSDVRNSWAGVSTLQALFVKEHNAVCAALKKEYPHLQEDEDLYRHARLVTSAVIAKIHTIDWTVELLKTDTMLGAMRGNWYGFLGKKFKDRFGHVGGAIFGGVVGLKKTENHGVPYSLTEEFVSVYRMHSLLPDYLHLWDLSTSPGPNKSPPLLEMVPITDLVGIKGEKTLSEIGFERQMVSMGHQACGALELFNYPIWLRDLIPQNPDGTDRPDHVDLPALEVYRDRERKVARYNEFRRGVMLIPISKWEDLTDDAEAIQTLREVYDDDVEQLDLLVGLMAEKKIKGFAISETAFVIFIVMATRRLEADRFFTSYFNEETYTKKGLEWVNTTESVRDVIHRHHPEMIDKWMNSTSAFSVWDLPPNPHNLVPLYLRIPH; translated from the exons atgtATCCAGAAATGGCATCTCTACTGGCTCTCTTAGCCATACCATTCCATCATTTCATCCACAGAGACTTCCATGGAATTGTCACTAGAATGATATTCTTCGATAAATTTCTTTTCCTG ATAATGCACAGCATTGACAAGATGGGGATATGGCATAGGTTACCAGTGTTGTTGGGGATGATATATCTGCTTATCCGGAGACACCTTCACCAAGAATACAACTTGATTAACGTGGGAACCACACCGGTTGGGGTTCGATTTAACTCGGTTGATTATCCTTATAGGACAGTCGATGGAACTTATAATGATCCTTTCAACGAAGGTGCAGGTGGTGAGGGAACCTTCTTTGGCCGGAATACTCCTCCTGTTGTTCATCACAAGCATGAG CTACGTATAAAACCAGACCCAATGGTGGTGGCCACGAAACTTCTAGCCCGGAGAAAATTCATAGACACGGGAAAGCAATTCAACATGATCGCAGCTTCTTGGATTCAGTTCATGATACACGATTGGATTGATCACTTGGAAGACACCAACCAAGTAGAGCTAACAGCACCAAGAGAAGTAGAGGGTCAGTGCCCACTCAAAACATTCACATTCTACAAGACCAAGGAGGTTCCAACCGGTTTCTACGATATCAAGATTGGTACTTTGAACACCCGGACACCTTGGTG GGATGGAAGCTCTATATATGGGAACAACGCGAAAATGTTGGGGAGAGTCAGAACCTATAAAGATGGGAAGCTCAAGATATCGGAGGAAGACGGCCTTCTCCTGCATGACCAAGATTGGGTGGCTATATCTAGCGACGTGCGCAACAGTTGGGCAGGTGTCTCCACCTTGCAAGCCCTATTCGTGAAGGAACACAATGCCGTATGTGCTGCCCTAAAGAAGGAATACCCTCACCTTCAAGAAGACGAAGATCTGTATCGACATGCAAGACTCGTCACTTCTGCCGTCATTGCCAAGATCCACACTATCGATTGGACTGTTGAACTCCTTAAAACCGATACAATGCTTGGAGCTATGCGGGGCAATTG GTATGGATTTTTGGGGAAGAAATTCAAGGATAGATTTGGGCATGTAGGGGGAGCCATCTTTGGAGGTGTGGTGGGCCTAAAGAAGACTGAGAATCATGGGGTTCCATATTCTCTGACTGAGGAGTTCGTCAGTGTTTATAGGATGCATTCTCTTCTACCGGACTACCTTCACCTTTGGGATCTTTCTACTTCTCCAGGCCCAAACAAATCACCACCCTTACTTGAAat GGTTCCAATAACCGATCTGGTCGGTATTAAAGGAGAGAAAACTCTATCTGAGATTGGGTTTGAAAGACAAATGGTTTCCATGGGACACCAAGCATGCGGTGCTTTGGAGCTTTTTAACTACCCAATTTGGCTGAGAGACCTCATTCCTCAAAACCCAGATGGTACTGATAGACCTGACCACGTTGATCTCCCAGCACTTGAAG TTTATAGGGATAGGGAGAGGAAAGTTGCAAGGTACAACGAGTTCCGCAGGGGAGTGATGTTAATTCCAATCTCCAAATGGGAAGATCTGACGGATGACGCTGAAGCCATTCAAACATTGCGTGAAGTGTACGATGATGATGTTGAGCAACTTGATCTACTGGTGGGTCTCATGGCCGAGAAGAAGATCAAGGGATTCGCCATCAGCGAGACGGCATTCGTCATTTTCATCGTCATGGCTACCAG GAGGTTGGAAGCAGATCGGTTCTTCACGAGCTACTTCAATGAGGAGACTTACACAAAGAAGGGGCTTGAATGGGTGAACACTACAGAGAGCGTTAGAGATGTGATACACcgccatcacccagagatgaTAGACAAGTGGATGAACTCCACTAGTGCCTTCTCTGTTTGGGATTTACCTCCCAACCCTCATAATCTTGTCCCTCTCTATCTTCGCATTCCCCACTGA